Within Deltaproteobacteria bacterium, the genomic segment GCCCATCTTATGCTCGACATTACCTGTCCGTACATCGTTGAGTTCACCGATACTGCCGTCGTCATTCACCCGGTATTTTGGAACAAGAAAGATGGAAATGCCTGCTGTCCCGGAAGGATCACCTTCGATCCTGGCTAAAACAGGATGAATAATATTCTCCGTAAGGTCATGATCACCGCAGGAAATGAATATCTTTGTTCCGGTGATGCTGTATGTCCCATCGGGTAATTTCTTTGCCGCTGATTTCAGGGAGCCGACATCGCTGCCTGCTCCCGGTTCGGTCAGACACATTGTACCGGTCCACTTACCGGCATACATGTTGTACATGTATTTATTCTTTTGCTCCTCTGTTCCAAACTGTTCAATCAAACGAGCGGCTCCGTGTGTCAGGCCAGGATACATAAGAAAGGGAAAATTGGCTGCAAACATGAACTCTGAGCATGCCGTCGCTACAACAATAGGCAATCCCTGGCCTCCCACGTCAGGAGATTCCGTGGGACAAAGCCATCCGCCCTCAGCATATTTCCTGAATACCTCATGAAAGCTTGCAGGAACAGATACTTTCCCTTCCTTAAAGATGCATCCTTCCTTGTCCCCTTCAGGGTATGCCGGAAGAAGGACATGCACGGCAATCTTCTCCGCTTCGCTCTGCATCATTAACACTAATTCTTTCGAGAAATCCGCAAACTTCTCACTTTCAAACAACTTTTCAACACCAAGTTGCTCAAAAAGAACAAACAGCTGATCTCTCGTATTAACCAACATATTGCTCATAAGAAAACCTCCCCTCCTGACCTGTGAAAGCGCTTTTCGTTAAAAGACGCTTCTTAATTAAAAAGGTTTGTGTTGATCGCTTTGCTCCACCGCATCATGACGCTTTTAAACCCCGGATAAAGATTTCCAGACTTGTTTGGACCGTGGAACGAATCAGATCTTCTCTTTTTGATTCCGATCCGGTGAATAAATATAATGAAATGATCCCGTTAAGGAGTCCCCATATGGCATTTCTGTTTTGACGTAAGTTAATCGTTGGAGGAAAATCATGAGTTTCTATGCCGTATTGGAGAATTTTCTCTATGATATCGATGGTTTTATTGGTCGTCTTGATAATGTGATTCTCAACTTCTTCCGGCAGATTCCTGTGATTGGCATTGAGCATGAATGTCATCAAAATTCTGAACAACTCCTTGTCCTTGAGAAAAAAATCCACATAAATATCGGATAGTCGAACCAGAATAGCAGAGGCGCTGCTCCCATTTCCGAACAAACCGCTTACCCGTTTATGAAACTTATCGATATCATCAAGAAGAATCTGCGTGTATATTTCATCCTTGCTCTTAAAGTGGAGATAGACGGCCCCCTTGCTCAGTTCAGCTTTCTTCGCAATGCTTTCAACCGTCACGGATTTGAACCCTTTTTCAAAAAAAAGCCTTCTTGCCGATTTGAGGATAATACCTTTTCTGACATTTTTTTCCCGTTTCCTTCTTCTTTCAAACATAAAAACAGCTGATCCTCTCGTAAATCTTTTATATTAAAAAGTGCGGTTTTATTGGTAACCCCTCATTGTCATGGATCCAATGGTTATAACTATATCGAGATATATCAATGATTTATAAGGTTTCTCCCTCCGGTCGAAATGAAAAAAAGCAGTTTCTTCAAGGGTCTTATCAAGGCATGAACTATGGTCATTATATGACCAGTGGTCACATTTCTATACGATAATTTTAACGGTGTCAAGGAAAATTACGAAAATTCATTTTTCGGGACTGGCTAAATGACAAAATATGCCGTATATGCGGCGACTGCCCAACAGGCAAGGCAACCATTCACAACTCCTTTGACTAAAACGGAATCATGCGTTATGACGTCAAACCCGTAGACGAAGAGGACGGCTATGCAGGGAACCAGACCAAGGGCATACGATGCCTTCGCAGAGCTTAAAACGGGAACTGATAGAAAAATATAGAAAATGGCTGATATATAGATGATGACGGAAAAGGATGCAAAAAGAAGTCCTTTATGAATGTTCCCGTTAATCCTTGCCGGCAATACAGCCATGCATGTCAGAATCGCTGCTGTCGGCAGAATGGACAACCAGGCACTCGATAGCATGAAACTGTAATTCCACGGAGGGCGGTTATAGGCACTCAAATATCCATCCATCCAGAACGTGGAATAAAGACCGTCCCAAAAGCTGACAACAGCGGAATATACGGGATAAAAAAACGATTCGCCAAAAGTGAACAATTGTATAGGAGTTCTGTAGCCGGGATCCTGCCACCAAACGATATTTCTCGACGGGTCCCAACCGCCCATAAATAAGTTCCCCATTTCGATCCAGTTACGGATGTAATACCAGCCAGAAATGAGAAAAGCCACACCGAAAACAAAAACGATCATTTGAGATGACGCTTTGGTGAATATTTTCTTATCCCGACCGGTGCTTTGGCAGAGCAAAAAGACGGCAACGGGCACAACGAGAAGCAAAGTGCTCATTTTCGTCAGAATGGCAAGACCCAGAAATAAACCCGTCAGGAACAGGTCGTGTCTAGATGGCACCAACGGAGAAGAAAGGATTCTAATAACAAACAGAATCACTACAGAGGAAAAGAAAGCCGCCAGAGGTTCATTGCCGACAAACTGAGATATATAAAGATTCATGGGCAGGAGACCCCCTATGACGGTTCCAAGGGATTGAAGATCGTCTCTTCCCGGATAGACCTTCTGCAGCGTTCGGTAACACAACTCGACCTGAGCGATCCCGCAGA encodes:
- a CDS encoding TetR/AcrR family transcriptional regulator, producing MFERRRKREKNVRKGIILKSARRLFFEKGFKSVTVESIAKKAELSKGAVYLHFKSKDEIYTQILLDDIDKFHKRVSGLFGNGSSASAILVRLSDIYVDFFLKDKELFRILMTFMLNANHRNLPEEVENHIIKTTNKTIDIIEKILQYGIETHDFPPTINLRQNRNAIWGLLNGIISLYLFTGSESKREDLIRSTVQTSLEIFIRGLKAS
- a CDS encoding glycosyltransferase family 39 protein codes for the protein MNIDHLGKTISGQDRHRRAYVIGMAIFVLVTGVFMVLKALTDRDIAFLCSEQGAEWIRFREQTKLKIRWDQSLNTFFRTTFEVSKPLNEAVLRFRAMKVAAIYLDGQIIYRGSQSLVHEWKKERRLDLTSGLSPGVHELYVAVQNHNGHPALIAYCTPLKIVTGEHWEASIDGKSWHKALPVNDTPPLPLSRSFQRADQALIANLHLYLPIFMLAFLCTLLPSHPTRLAWTMIFRPSALRVRWVIIALWIIMAVNNVAKIPLDVGMDIKGHMQYITYISENMRIPLATEGWQMFQPPLFYILSAFVHKALTGVFSSEFSEYALRIIPLFCGIAQVELCYRTLQKVYPGRDDLQSLGTVIGGLLPMNLYISQFVGNEPLAAFFSSVVILFVIRILSSPLVPSRHDLFLTGLFLGLAILTKMSTLLLVVPVAVFLLCQSTGRDKKIFTKASSQMIVFVFGVAFLISGWYYIRNWIEMGNLFMGGWDPSRNIVWWQDPGYRTPIQLFTFGESFFYPVYSAVVSFWDGLYSTFWMDGYLSAYNRPPWNYSFMLSSAWLSILPTAAILTCMAVLPARINGNIHKGLLFASFSVIIYISAIFYIFLSVPVLSSAKASYALGLVPCIAVLFVYGFDVITHDSVLVKGVVNGCLACWAVAAYTAYFVI